One genomic segment of Alicycliphilus denitrificans K601 includes these proteins:
- a CDS encoding Na+/H+ antiporter subunit C, giving the protein MEIVLAISIGVLTGSGVWLLLRPRTFQVIMGLSLLSYAVNLFIFSMGRLGLAVDKEPVLVPGVPPDLQHYADPLPQALVLTAIVIGFAMTALFLVVLLASRGISGTDHVDGTHAREQQEMP; this is encoded by the coding sequence ATGGAAATCGTACTGGCCATCTCCATCGGCGTGCTCACGGGCTCGGGCGTCTGGCTGCTGCTGCGCCCGCGCACCTTCCAGGTCATCATGGGCCTGTCGCTGCTGTCCTACGCGGTCAACCTGTTCATCTTCAGCATGGGGCGCCTGGGCCTGGCGGTGGACAAGGAGCCCGTGCTCGTGCCCGGCGTGCCGCCGGACCTGCAGCACTACGCCGACCCCCTGCCCCAGGCCCTGGTGCTCACGGCCATCGTGATCGGCTTCGCCATGACGGCACTGTTCCTCGTGGTGCTGCTGGCCTCGCGCGGCATATCGGGCACCGACCACGTGGACGGCACCCACGCGCGCGAACAGCAGGAGATGCCATGA
- a CDS encoding Na+/H+ antiporter subunit E yields MMKRLLPAPQVSLGLFVMWLLLNRSMSAGHVLLALVLALGLPLMFHELRPQKVRVRSFGAVVRLCFRVMVDTTRSNIAVLRFLLLPGTRRHPPDFVKIPLELRDPNGLAVLAMIVCITPGTAWAELSLDRSMLMLHVLEVDDPQAIVHHVKTCYERPLMEIFE; encoded by the coding sequence ATGATGAAAAGGCTGTTGCCTGCGCCGCAGGTCTCGCTCGGCCTGTTCGTGATGTGGCTGCTGCTCAACCGGTCGATGAGCGCCGGCCACGTGCTGCTGGCGCTGGTCCTGGCGCTGGGCCTGCCCCTGATGTTCCACGAGCTGCGCCCGCAGAAGGTGCGCGTGCGCAGCTTCGGCGCAGTGGTGCGGCTGTGCTTCAGGGTGATGGTGGACACGACGCGCTCCAACATCGCCGTGCTGCGCTTCCTGCTGCTGCCGGGCACGCGCCGCCACCCGCCCGACTTCGTGAAGATTCCGCTGGAGCTGCGCGACCCCAACGGCCTGGCCGTGCTGGCCATGATCGTGTGCATCACCCCCGGCACGGCCTGGGCCGAGCTGTCGCTGGACCGCTCCATGCTGATGCTGCACGTGCTGGAGGTGGACGACCCCCAGGCCATCGTCCACCACGTCAAGACATGCTACGAGCGCCCCTTGATGGAGATCTTCGAATGA
- a CDS encoding ComEA family DNA-binding protein: MANRFLPALCLAALLHAGTALAAVDVNRAREADLDGIKGIGPALSSRILAERAKGRFQDWRDLISRVKGIGPAAAARLSENGLTVDGASYAPQDARPGAAGTAPSH, translated from the coding sequence ATGGCGAACAGGTTCCTGCCGGCCCTCTGCCTGGCCGCCCTGCTGCACGCGGGCACGGCGCTGGCCGCGGTGGACGTCAACCGCGCCCGGGAGGCGGACCTGGACGGCATCAAGGGCATAGGCCCGGCGCTGTCCTCGCGCATCCTCGCCGAGCGCGCCAAGGGGCGCTTCCAAGACTGGCGCGACCTGATCTCCCGCGTCAAGGGCATAGGTCCGGCGGCGGCGGCCCGGCTGTCGGAAAACGGGCTCACCGTGGATGGCGCCAGCTATGCGCCGCAAGACGCCCGGCCAGGGGCGGCAGGCACGGCTCCTTCCCATTGA
- a CDS encoding monovalent cation/H+ antiporter subunit D, with amino-acid sequence MSHLSELTAAAMPHLMLAPIALPMFTAAFLLLLREEQQRLKFGLSVLSTLAGLLVASALLQWTHQASAPASMGVYLPGNWPAPFGIVLVLDRLSALMLLLTNIVALCSVLFAGARWQRAGVHYHTLFQFQLMGLSGAFLTADLFNLFVFFEILLAASYGLLLHGSGRARVQSGLHYIAINLAASSLFLIGASMFYGITGTLNMADLAQGMAHVSAEDRGLLHAAAAILATAFLIKAAMWPLNFWLVPAYSAATAPVGALFALMTKVGVYTLLRLWTLMFGTEAGASALFGSLWLIVGGMATMAFGAIGMMGSQRLTHLAGHAAVLSSGTLLAAAGFGQNALTAGLLYYLPSSTLAVGALFLLADLIDRWRNDGTTLAPYESDDDAPFLSPELVPTAGLNLDDDEQVLVGRVIPASAAFMGLAYLMCTLVIAGLPPLSGFIGKFAMLTALLNPLGLGSSAGTRPGPVGWTLLALMIGTGLFALMALTRSGIRHFWASPERSMPQLRVLEGLPIAVLLGACVTLTLQAEGVMRFTTATANALHAPGTYVRAVMSAPPRPAPAAAVQAGGAVQ; translated from the coding sequence ATGAGCCATCTCTCCGAGCTCACCGCCGCGGCCATGCCGCACCTGATGCTGGCGCCCATAGCGCTGCCCATGTTCACGGCCGCGTTCCTGCTGCTGCTGCGCGAGGAGCAGCAGCGCCTGAAGTTCGGCCTGAGCGTCCTGTCCACGCTGGCGGGCCTGCTGGTCGCCAGCGCGCTGCTGCAGTGGACGCACCAGGCCAGCGCGCCGGCCAGCATGGGCGTGTACCTGCCCGGCAATTGGCCGGCGCCCTTCGGTATCGTGCTGGTGCTCGACCGCCTGTCGGCGCTGATGCTGCTGCTCACCAACATCGTCGCGCTGTGCTCGGTGCTGTTCGCCGGCGCGCGCTGGCAGCGCGCCGGCGTGCATTACCACACGCTGTTCCAGTTCCAGCTCATGGGCCTATCGGGCGCCTTCCTCACGGCCGACCTGTTCAACCTGTTCGTGTTCTTCGAGATCCTGCTGGCCGCGTCCTACGGCCTGCTGCTGCACGGCTCGGGGCGCGCGCGGGTGCAGTCGGGCCTGCACTACATCGCCATCAACCTGGCGGCCTCGTCGCTGTTCCTCATCGGCGCCTCGATGTTCTACGGCATCACGGGCACGCTGAACATGGCGGACCTGGCGCAGGGCATGGCGCATGTCTCGGCCGAGGACCGGGGCCTGCTGCACGCGGCCGCGGCCATCCTGGCAACGGCATTCCTCATCAAGGCCGCCATGTGGCCCCTGAACTTCTGGCTGGTGCCCGCCTACAGCGCGGCCACGGCGCCAGTGGGCGCGCTGTTCGCGCTCATGACCAAGGTGGGGGTCTACACGCTGCTGCGCCTGTGGACGCTGATGTTCGGCACGGAAGCCGGCGCCTCGGCCCTGTTCGGCAGCCTGTGGCTGATCGTCGGCGGCATGGCCACCATGGCCTTCGGCGCCATCGGCATGATGGGCTCGCAGCGCCTGACCCACCTGGCAGGCCACGCGGCCGTGCTGTCCTCGGGCACGCTGCTGGCGGCCGCGGGCTTCGGGCAGAACGCCCTCACGGCCGGCCTGCTGTACTACCTGCCCAGCTCCACGCTGGCGGTGGGCGCGCTGTTCCTGCTGGCCGACCTGATAGACCGCTGGCGCAACGACGGCACCACGCTGGCCCCCTACGAGAGCGACGACGACGCCCCGTTCCTCTCGCCCGAGCTGGTGCCCACCGCGGGCCTGAACCTGGACGACGACGAGCAGGTGCTGGTCGGCCGCGTCATCCCGGCCTCCGCCGCCTTCATGGGCCTGGCCTACCTGATGTGCACCCTGGTGATCGCCGGGCTGCCGCCGCTGTCGGGCTTCATCGGCAAGTTCGCCATGCTCACGGCCCTGCTCAACCCGCTGGGCCTGGGCTCGTCGGCCGGCACGCGGCCCGGCCCCGTGGGCTGGACCCTGCTGGCGCTCATGATAGGCACGGGCCTGTTCGCGCTCATGGCCCTCACGCGCTCGGGCATACGCCACTTCTGGGCCAGCCCCGAGCGCTCCATGCCGCAGCTGCGTGTGCTCGAAGGCCTGCCCATCGCCGTGCTGCTGGGCGCCTGCGTGACCCTGACGCTGCAGGCCGAGGGCGTGATGCGCTTCACCACGGCCACGGCCAACGCCCTGCACGCGCCGGGCACCTACGTGCGCGCCGTGATGTCGGCCCCGCCCCGCCCCGCACCCGCGGCGGCGGTGCAGGCGGGAGGGGCGGTGCAATGA
- a CDS encoding peptidase M14, protein MTASTVLDLPLERTLHAWVRRFSQPRWHGRHVEGWLFEGRAERLAAEQQLAAVGVHARFHSAYKPLVQHFIDHVNLEQLAAAHVRYPVPATGPRQRFRLEAYPLAALLGEDALRLEPRGDANPWYDVQLHLRDGQCLEQRVRAPNRAHADTTGAAALSPCGWLRAGTQAGAADLLDIAVCTDFERAFHHAVQAVREHPWPPGEPYFERLLLRIDLPGFEQPIAWADETISTAEALHEDLYFSLLEFFQQHSGRPLGDRRLQPGQIVPDVRTGSAAPRVRVSLQPFDAAAQDALAARKGLRAAAGQPLESLDRAPAPEHIAQILQSWPGRRFSAPTRQGRTVWGLYHPGTQCPVFISGGQHANETSGVVGALRAAEALRQQDGAHFALIALENPDGYALHAELCAWHAGHMHHAARYTALGDDVEYRETAPLLEREARQAALALSGAQLHVNLHGYPAHEWTRPLSGYVPRGFEQWMCPKGFFLILRHHAGWQQPARALLEAVCAQLAQVPGLAEFNARQRALYERHAGPLPFEVLHGIACMQTQTAHDAPVTLVTEFPDETVCGDAFRFAHTVQMHTALAAAQAWQGIAPR, encoded by the coding sequence ATGACCGCCTCCACTGTGCTCGACCTGCCGCTGGAGCGCACGCTGCACGCCTGGGTGCGGCGTTTCTCGCAGCCGCGCTGGCACGGCCGCCACGTCGAGGGCTGGCTGTTTGAGGGCCGGGCCGAGCGCCTTGCGGCCGAGCAGCAGCTGGCGGCCGTGGGCGTGCATGCGCGCTTTCACAGCGCCTACAAGCCCCTGGTACAGCATTTCATCGACCACGTGAACCTTGAGCAGCTGGCGGCGGCCCACGTGCGCTACCCCGTTCCCGCGACGGGCCCGCGGCAGCGCTTCCGCCTGGAGGCCTACCCGCTGGCGGCCCTGTTGGGCGAAGACGCGCTGCGCCTGGAACCACGCGGCGACGCCAATCCCTGGTACGACGTGCAGCTGCACCTGCGCGACGGCCAGTGCCTGGAACAGCGCGTCCGGGCGCCCAACCGCGCCCACGCCGACACCACGGGCGCGGCCGCGCTCTCGCCCTGCGGCTGGCTGCGCGCGGGCACGCAGGCGGGCGCGGCCGACCTGCTCGACATCGCCGTGTGCACGGATTTCGAGCGCGCCTTCCACCATGCCGTGCAGGCCGTGCGCGAGCACCCCTGGCCGCCCGGCGAACCGTATTTCGAGCGCCTGCTGCTGCGCATCGACCTGCCCGGGTTCGAGCAGCCCATCGCCTGGGCCGACGAGACCATCAGCACCGCCGAGGCGCTGCACGAGGACCTGTACTTCTCGCTGCTGGAGTTTTTCCAGCAGCACAGCGGCCGCCCCCTGGGCGACCGGCGGCTGCAGCCCGGCCAGATCGTGCCCGACGTCCGCACAGGCTCCGCCGCGCCGCGCGTGCGCGTCAGCCTGCAGCCCTTCGACGCCGCGGCCCAGGATGCGCTCGCGGCCCGGAAGGGGCTGCGCGCCGCGGCCGGCCAGCCGCTGGAGTCGCTCGACAGGGCGCCCGCGCCCGAGCACATCGCGCAGATCCTGCAGTCCTGGCCGGGCCGGCGCTTCAGCGCGCCCACGCGCCAGGGCCGCACCGTGTGGGGGCTCTACCACCCCGGCACGCAGTGCCCCGTGTTCATCAGCGGCGGACAGCACGCCAACGAGACCTCGGGCGTGGTCGGCGCGCTGCGCGCCGCCGAGGCGCTGCGCCAGCAGGACGGCGCGCACTTCGCGCTCATCGCGCTGGAGAACCCCGACGGCTACGCCCTGCACGCCGAGCTGTGCGCCTGGCACGCCGGCCACATGCACCACGCGGCGCGCTACACGGCGCTGGGCGACGACGTGGAGTACCGCGAGACCGCGCCGCTGCTCGAACGCGAGGCGCGCCAGGCCGCGCTGGCCCTGTCCGGCGCGCAACTGCACGTGAACCTGCACGGCTACCCCGCCCATGAGTGGACACGGCCGCTGTCGGGCTACGTGCCGCGCGGCTTCGAGCAGTGGATGTGTCCCAAGGGCTTCTTCCTCATCCTGCGCCACCACGCCGGCTGGCAGCAGCCGGCCCGCGCGCTGCTCGAGGCCGTGTGCGCACAGCTCGCGCAGGTGCCGGGCCTGGCCGAGTTCAATGCCCGCCAGCGCGCGCTCTACGAGCGCCACGCGGGCCCGCTGCCCTTCGAGGTGCTGCACGGGATCGCCTGCATGCAGACGCAGACCGCGCACGACGCGCCGGTGACGCTGGTCACCGAGTTTCCGGACGAGACCGTGTGCGGCGACGCCTTCCGCTTCGCGCACACCGTGCAGATGCACACCGCGCTGGCGGCCGCGCAGGCGTGGCAGGGCATCGCCCCGCGCTGA
- the lapB gene encoding lipopolysaccharide assembly protein LapB, with amino-acid sequence MEFDPTWLLLGLPLAFGLGWLASRLDLRQMREENRRAPKAYFKGLNYLLNEQQDQAIDAFIEAVQNDPDTTELHFALGNLFRRRGEYNRAVRVHEHLLSRGDLSRTDRERAQHALALDFLKAGLLDRAEDALRRLEGTPFEAQARMALLAIYERSRDWAQASDIAQRMQAAQQGDFSTRQAHYLCEQALPLAARGELQAAQALLEQAVATAPQAPRARIEMARLQQRMGRPDAALATLQALADSAPAALALAAPLLVETALASGRAQQAGALLQQHYQDMPSLDLLEAIVSLQTATDGAPGAGREWYVRHLDKEPSLVAATKWLADETLGHEQFHPQIQRALEQAAKPLTRYRCAACGFEARQHFWQCPGCQTWDSYPARRVEEL; translated from the coding sequence ATGGAATTTGATCCCACCTGGCTGCTGCTCGGCCTGCCCCTGGCCTTCGGACTGGGCTGGCTGGCCTCGCGCCTGGACCTGCGCCAGATGCGCGAGGAAAACCGGCGCGCGCCCAAGGCCTACTTCAAGGGCCTGAACTACCTGCTCAACGAACAGCAGGACCAGGCGATCGACGCCTTCATCGAGGCCGTGCAGAACGACCCCGACACCACGGAACTGCACTTCGCTCTGGGCAACCTGTTCCGCCGCCGCGGCGAATACAACCGCGCCGTGCGCGTGCACGAGCACCTGCTCTCGCGCGGTGACCTCTCGCGCACCGACCGCGAGCGCGCCCAGCACGCGCTGGCGCTCGACTTCCTCAAGGCCGGCCTGCTCGACCGCGCCGAGGACGCGCTGCGCCGCCTGGAGGGCACGCCCTTCGAGGCCCAGGCCCGCATGGCCCTGCTGGCCATCTACGAGCGCTCGCGCGACTGGGCGCAGGCATCGGACATCGCCCAGCGCATGCAGGCCGCCCAGCAGGGCGACTTCAGCACGCGCCAGGCCCATTACCTGTGCGAGCAGGCGCTGCCCCTGGCCGCGCGCGGCGAGCTGCAGGCGGCCCAGGCCCTGCTGGAGCAGGCCGTGGCCACCGCGCCGCAGGCCCCGCGCGCGCGCATCGAGATGGCGCGCCTGCAGCAGCGCATGGGCCGGCCGGATGCCGCCCTGGCAACGCTGCAGGCCCTGGCCGACAGCGCGCCCGCGGCCCTGGCGCTGGCCGCGCCGCTGCTGGTGGAGACCGCTCTCGCCAGCGGGCGCGCGCAGCAGGCCGGCGCCCTGCTGCAGCAGCACTATCAGGACATGCCGTCGCTGGACCTGCTGGAGGCCATCGTGTCGCTGCAGACAGCGACGGACGGTGCCCCCGGCGCGGGGCGCGAGTGGTACGTGCGCCACCTCGACAAGGAGCCGTCCCTGGTGGCCGCAACCAAGTGGCTGGCCGACGAGACCTTGGGCCACGAGCAGTTCCACCCCCAGATCCAGCGCGCGCTGGAGCAGGCGGCCAAGCCGCTCACGCGCTACCGCTGCGCGGCCTGCGGCTTCGAGGCGCGCCAGCATTTCTGGCAATGCCCCGGCTGCCAGACCTGGGACAGCTATCCGGCACGCCGCGTCGAGGAACTCTGA
- a CDS encoding monovalent cation/H(+) antiporter subunit G, producing MTPQALPLWLDIAVSVLVLAGAAIAFLGSLGLLRLKTYFERVHAPAIIATLGCWCIMHATLVYFSAVGDGLALHALLIALFVAVTVPVTNIFLMRAALFRARRTGENVPPNLSRTTDDHVRDF from the coding sequence ATGACCCCGCAGGCCCTGCCCCTGTGGCTCGACATCGCCGTCTCGGTGCTGGTGCTCGCCGGCGCGGCCATCGCCTTCCTCGGCTCGCTCGGGCTGCTGCGCCTGAAGACCTACTTCGAGCGCGTGCACGCTCCCGCCATCATCGCCACCCTGGGCTGCTGGTGCATCATGCACGCCACGCTGGTGTATTTCTCGGCGGTGGGCGACGGGCTGGCGCTGCATGCGCTGCTCATCGCCCTGTTCGTGGCCGTCACCGTGCCCGTCACCAACATCTTCCTGATGCGCGCCGCGCTGTTCCGCGCGCGGCGCACGGGCGAGAACGTGCCGCCCAACCTGAGCCGAACGACCGACGACCACGTGCGCGATTTCTGA
- the crcB gene encoding fluoride efflux transporter CrcB translates to MLHALAIFAGAGVGALARWRLGLWLNTQGSLLPWGTLAANLVGGYLIGLCLALFQALPQLDPAWRMLLITGFLGGLTTFSTFSAEVVTLLLEQRLALALGVCAVHVAGSLCLTWAGLRSLPLLLPHLRTII, encoded by the coding sequence ATGTTGCACGCTCTCGCCATCTTCGCAGGCGCCGGCGTCGGCGCGCTGGCGCGCTGGCGGCTTGGCCTGTGGCTCAACACCCAGGGCTCGCTGCTGCCCTGGGGCACGCTGGCGGCCAACCTCGTCGGCGGCTATCTCATCGGCCTGTGCCTGGCGCTGTTCCAGGCCCTGCCGCAGCTCGACCCGGCGTGGCGCATGCTGCTCATCACCGGATTCCTGGGGGGCCTGACCACCTTCTCCACCTTCTCGGCCGAGGTCGTCACCCTGCTGCTGGAACAGCGCCTGGCGCTGGCCCTGGGCGTGTGCGCCGTGCACGTGGCGGGCTCGCTGTGCCTGACCTGGGCCGGGCTGCGCAGCCTGCCCCTGCTTCTGCCCCACCTGAGAACTATCATTTGA
- a CDS encoding K+/H+ antiporter subunit F, producing MTSPILSWALPIALFLLVAAMVLCLARLLRGPAAQDRVLALDCMYLNGMLLMLALGIYYGSANYFEAAMLIALLGFASSTAMAKFLLRGEVIE from the coding sequence ATGACCAGCCCCATACTGTCCTGGGCCCTGCCCATCGCCCTGTTCCTGCTGGTGGCGGCCATGGTGCTGTGCCTGGCGCGCCTGCTCAGGGGCCCGGCCGCGCAGGACCGGGTGCTGGCGCTGGACTGCATGTACCTCAACGGCATGCTGCTCATGCTGGCGCTGGGCATCTACTACGGCAGCGCCAACTACTTCGAGGCCGCCATGCTCATCGCGCTGCTGGGCTTCGCCAGCTCCACGGCCATGGCCAAGTTCCTGCTGCGCGGCGAGGTGATCGAATGA
- a CDS encoding monovalent cation/H+ antiporter subunit A produces MPLILLVALPFIASLLAAALPANARNTESTLAGLVALACTAQVALCFPDVANGGVLHQEVAWLPSLGMNLVIRMDGFAWMFSMLVFGIGSLVVLYARYYMSPADPVPRFFSFFLAFMGAMAGVVLSGNIIQLVFFWELTSLFSFLLIGYWHHREDARRGARMALTVTGTGGLCLLAGMLVVGHIVGSYDMDRVLGAAELVRDHPLYLTALALVLLGAFTKSAQFPFQFWLPNAMAAPTPVSSYLHSATMVKAGVFLLARFWPVMGGTEPWFWLVGGTGLATLLIGGYAAMFQDDLKGLLAYSTISHLGLITLLLGLNSPLAAVAAVFHIMNHATFKASLFMAAGIIDHESGTRDIRRLSGLRRMMPITATLATVASAAMAGVPLLNGFLSKEMFFAETVFIDAAPLVATLLPATATVAGMFSVAYSLRFIVDVFWGPPATDLPHQPHEPPHWMRVPVELLVCACLVVGILPAWSVGRYLDAAALPVVGGSLPAFSLAVWHGINAPLVMSFVALVGGAALYLLLRRERDRGRISAPPLMHRISGRYIFEAALTRLTLLGRGGRRLLSTRRLQWQMLWLVLVALAGAAMPLWTRGMHLGERGTLPLSPTFVLLWALGMVCAVSAAWQAKYHRLAALTLMGGAGLCTAITFLWFSAPDLALTQLSVEVVTTILILLGLRWLPKRDESLPALQASTALTRARRLRDLFLSVIAGAGMGWLALAMMSRPFAQSTSTFFLERALSEGGGTNVVNVMLVDFRGFDTFGEIVVLGVVAITVYALLRRFRPAGEAMDLPEQQRFLPADLQTDLLNPRHASDTAIGYLMVPAVLVRLLLPFTALVAFYLFMRGHNEPGGGFVAGLVFSVGLVLQYMISGTTWVEAHLPLLPRRWIAWGLLLALGTGLGALILGYPFLTSHTAHVSLPLIGEIHVASAMFFDMGVFSLVVGATLLILTAIAHQSVRSHRHHARLLEEQQLAMAAVVSYGDDGMQEQR; encoded by the coding sequence ATGCCCTTGATTCTGCTCGTCGCACTCCCCTTCATCGCAAGCCTGCTGGCGGCCGCGCTGCCCGCCAACGCGCGCAACACCGAGTCCACGCTGGCGGGCCTCGTCGCGCTGGCCTGCACCGCCCAGGTGGCGCTGTGCTTTCCCGACGTCGCCAACGGGGGGGTGCTGCATCAGGAGGTCGCCTGGCTGCCCTCGCTGGGCATGAACCTGGTCATCCGCATGGACGGGTTCGCCTGGATGTTCTCCATGCTGGTGTTCGGCATCGGCTCGCTGGTGGTGCTCTACGCGCGCTACTACATGTCGCCGGCCGATCCCGTGCCGCGCTTCTTCTCGTTCTTCCTGGCCTTCATGGGCGCCATGGCCGGCGTGGTGTTGTCGGGCAACATCATCCAGCTGGTGTTCTTCTGGGAACTGACCAGCCTGTTCTCCTTCCTGCTCATCGGCTACTGGCACCATCGCGAGGACGCGCGCCGCGGCGCGCGCATGGCGCTCACGGTGACCGGCACGGGCGGCTTGTGCCTGCTCGCGGGCATGCTGGTCGTGGGCCACATCGTCGGCAGCTACGACATGGACCGCGTGCTCGGCGCGGCCGAGCTGGTGCGCGACCACCCGCTGTACCTCACCGCGCTGGCGCTGGTGCTGCTGGGCGCCTTCACCAAGAGCGCGCAGTTCCCCTTCCAGTTCTGGCTGCCCAACGCCATGGCGGCGCCCACGCCAGTGTCCAGCTACCTGCACTCGGCCACCATGGTCAAGGCCGGGGTGTTCCTGCTCGCGCGCTTCTGGCCGGTGATGGGCGGCACCGAGCCCTGGTTCTGGCTGGTGGGCGGCACGGGCCTGGCCACGCTGCTGATCGGCGGCTATGCCGCGATGTTCCAGGACGACCTGAAGGGCCTGCTGGCCTACTCCACGATCTCGCACTTGGGGCTGATCACGCTGCTGCTGGGCCTCAACAGCCCGCTGGCCGCCGTGGCCGCCGTGTTCCACATCATGAACCACGCCACCTTCAAGGCGTCGCTGTTCATGGCCGCGGGCATCATCGACCACGAGAGCGGCACGCGCGACATACGGCGCCTGTCGGGCCTGCGCCGCATGATGCCCATCACCGCCACGCTGGCCACCGTGGCCAGCGCGGCCATGGCGGGCGTACCGCTGCTCAACGGCTTCCTGTCCAAGGAAATGTTCTTCGCCGAGACCGTGTTCATCGACGCCGCGCCCCTCGTCGCCACGCTGCTGCCGGCCACGGCCACCGTGGCCGGCATGTTCAGCGTGGCCTATTCGCTGCGCTTCATCGTCGACGTGTTCTGGGGCCCGCCGGCCACCGACCTGCCGCACCAGCCGCACGAGCCGCCGCACTGGATGCGCGTGCCGGTCGAGCTGCTGGTCTGCGCGTGCCTGGTTGTCGGCATTCTTCCAGCCTGGTCGGTGGGCCGCTACCTCGACGCCGCCGCGCTGCCGGTGGTGGGCGGCAGCCTGCCGGCATTCAGCCTGGCCGTGTGGCACGGCATCAACGCGCCGCTGGTCATGAGCTTCGTGGCCCTGGTGGGCGGCGCGGCCCTGTACCTGCTGCTGCGCCGGGAGCGCGACCGCGGCCGCATCAGCGCCCCGCCCCTGATGCACCGCATCAGCGGGCGCTACATCTTCGAAGCCGCGCTCACCCGGCTCACGTTGCTGGGGCGCGGCGGCAGGCGCCTGCTGTCCACCCGGCGCCTGCAGTGGCAAATGCTGTGGCTGGTGCTGGTCGCGCTCGCGGGCGCCGCCATGCCGCTGTGGACGCGGGGCATGCACCTGGGCGAGCGCGGCACCCTGCCGCTATCGCCCACCTTCGTGCTGCTCTGGGCCCTGGGCATGGTGTGCGCCGTGAGCGCGGCCTGGCAGGCCAAGTACCACCGGCTGGCGGCGCTCACGCTCATGGGCGGCGCGGGCCTGTGCACCGCCATCACCTTCCTGTGGTTCTCGGCGCCCGACCTGGCGCTCACGCAGCTGTCGGTGGAGGTGGTGACCACCATCCTCATCCTGCTGGGCCTGCGCTGGCTGCCCAAGCGCGACGAAAGCCTGCCCGCGCTGCAGGCCAGCACCGCGCTGACGCGCGCGCGCCGCCTGCGCGACCTGTTCCTCTCCGTTATCGCCGGCGCCGGCATGGGCTGGCTGGCGCTGGCCATGATGAGCCGGCCGTTCGCGCAGAGCACCTCCACCTTCTTCCTGGAGCGCGCGCTCAGCGAGGGCGGCGGCACCAACGTGGTCAACGTCATGCTGGTGGACTTCCGGGGCTTCGACACCTTCGGCGAGATCGTGGTGCTGGGCGTCGTCGCCATCACCGTGTATGCGCTGCTCAGGCGCTTCCGCCCCGCGGGCGAGGCCATGGACCTGCCGGAGCAGCAGCGCTTCCTGCCCGCCGACCTGCAGACCGACCTGCTGAACCCGCGCCACGCCAGCGACACCGCCATCGGCTACCTGATGGTGCCCGCCGTGCTGGTGCGCCTGCTGCTGCCGTTCACGGCGCTGGTGGCGTTCTACCTGTTCATGCGCGGCCACAACGAGCCGGGCGGGGGGTTCGTCGCCGGGCTGGTGTTCTCGGTCGGGCTGGTGCTGCAGTACATGATCTCGGGCACCACCTGGGTGGAGGCGCACCTGCCCCTGCTGCCGCGGCGCTGGATCGCCTGGGGCCTGCTGCTGGCGCTGGGCACGGGCCTGGGCGCGCTGATCCTGGGCTATCCGTTCCTCACCAGCCATACGGCCCACGTGAGCCTGCCGCTGATCGGCGAGATCCACGTCGCCAGCGCCATGTTCTTCGACATGGGCGTGTTCTCGCTGGTCGTGGGCGCGACGCTGCTCATCCTCACGGCCATCGCGCACCAGTCGGTGCGCAGCCACCGCCATCACGCCCGCCTGCTGGAGGAGCAGCAGCTTGCCATGGCGGCCGTGGTGTCCTACGGCGACGACGGCATGCAGGAGCAACGCTGA